A DNA window from uncultured Methanoregula sp. contains the following coding sequences:
- a CDS encoding HDIG domain-containing metalloprotein yields MPDPIRSCEKMLRNSGCSEKVIAHCRAVTECAREYASHNPDINFDLVLSGSMLHDIGRSRTHTIHHAQEGADLLRQLGCPEELARVVECHTGAGLTADECTLLGLSPRNCIPETTEEKIVAHADNLIAGRHRTSIDQSIGSAIHLPKKARKRMYRLSCEVELLCRE; encoded by the coding sequence ATGCCTGATCCGATACGATCCTGCGAGAAGATGCTGCGCAATTCCGGGTGCAGCGAAAAAGTGATTGCACATTGCCGGGCGGTGACCGAGTGCGCCCGGGAATATGCATCCCATAACCCGGATATCAATTTTGATCTCGTACTATCCGGATCCATGCTTCACGATATCGGCAGGAGCCGGACCCATACGATACACCATGCCCAGGAAGGAGCGGATCTCCTCCGGCAGCTGGGGTGTCCTGAAGAACTGGCCCGGGTCGTGGAATGCCATACCGGGGCCGGCCTTACGGCCGATGAATGTACGCTTCTTGGACTCTCTCCCCGGAACTGTATCCCGGAAACCACGGAAGAGAAGATAGTGGCGCATGCAGACAACCTGATAGCCGGTCGCCACCGGACCTCCATAGATCAGAGTATCGGATCTGCCATTCATCTCCCGAAGAAAGCAAGGAAACGGATG